CTCCTGAGCCGGGAGCTGGTGGAAGAAGTGACTATTGGCTGATTCTGGTATATCCGTAATGTCGTGCGGTAGCTGCCAAGGCCATCGCCCTTTTCTCTATCGGTTTCTACTCGCTTCTATATGCTCTTATTGCTCTGGTTTCCTCCCTCGATAAACGGCACTATCCTGTTTGGTACAAACGAGCCGAAATGCCGCTGGGTCTAGAAGCGCTGTAGTATGTAGGATGTAGTATGAAATCACAAATTGCGAGAGCGACAAGAGCGTGTGGGACTGGCGTGGCgtctgttgaagatggcGACGAAGGTCTCTTGTCAGCGGCCTTACTGGTGGCGTAGACCACACAGCTTTCTCCGTCTCCATCGCTGCTCTGTAGCCCCGTACACTTGAGTCTGGCGTTGGTTATAGAAATTCACGTGCTCGCCAGGCTGCAGGACCGCCGTGCGCTGGGGATTTCAGAGCAGGCCTAGGTGGTGGTCCTATTTTAAGAAGGGTTAACGGTGTGAATCAGGTGATCGTTTGCTGTCCCGGAATTGATCGCTGAGGCCACGAATCGTCTGGGTGGCCCTTCGGGTATCGGATGTGTTAGGCGATAGGAGAACCGGAAGTTGCTAAGGATGTAGAGTAATTAGATGCAGATTGAACCAAGCAGATAGAACGATTCAGCATTTTAGAGCAGATTAGATAAGATCGAACATACAGATTAGAGCAGATACAGATTAATCATAGATACAGCAAGATAAAGACAATATCCAATTTATGGCAATCTGACATAATCTCTTCAGACAGCCACAGCTTGCATTAGTACCAGAAAGTGCCTTGAGGCTAGAGGCTTCTGATAGACGAGTACAGCTCCTGTGTGTATGACTTCTCCACAATGGTTGTGGCAGTACTTTACTGATGATGCAGACGAGCAGGCTGCAATGAGGCTACTCTTGTGAAATGCAACATGACAATGTCTCAAAAACGGCCATATTTGTTTCTAGTTGTTGGTGCACATGGGGTCGGCAAGACTTCTTTGTTAGCCGAGTTCATTTGGCCGCGTACCTCTCATGAAGACCAGCTCTGGCAAATCCAAGAAGCGAGAGCTGAAAATATAGATATTGATGGCCGCGAGGTCAAACTTGTGCTAAGAGACTCGATGGGTCGAGACTACTACGATGCTTTTCGACCTCTTTTGTATCCTGCGGTTTCGATGGTGCTAGTATGTTTTGCTGTCAACGATCGGCTTTCGTTTGTTCAAGCCCAGACCAAGTTCTTAAGGGAGTGTAAAGAGTATGCCCCTGGTGTACCTTACATTTTGGTTGGATGCAAATCTGATACCAGGGAAGAACGGATTGAGCTCTTGCTTGTACTGAAGGAGGAAGCAAATCTTGCAGCCACAGGAATGAAAGCTTACAGATACATGAAATGTTCGGCTACGGCCCACGAAGGTGTGAGAGAAGTTTTTGAAACGGCTACAAGATTATGCATGCGGTTAGAATATGACCAACACTACAAGAAACAGAGCAGAAAAATTGCTAAAATGCTGAAAAAATGTTCGATAATGTGAATTTCTACCAGAATTGTAGCCAGGTAGACTTATCCACAAGTACGATCCACAGCTACAAGAACACGTATTACTTGTATCTATGGTTGACTAGTTTGCTTTTATCTGAAGCATCTTTGTGATTAAGGAGGGGAGAAGAGATCTCCACATCGGTGCACTTTGTGTCGCAGCCATAACTGTTCGGTACGGCAATAGAACGATGATACCTTAGTATCCTGTGTGGATGTGGGTTATGGAAACGAATTTCAACTGCTGTATGCATACGAGAGATAAGGCCAGAAAATAGTGGCCCTGGCCAATGAGTATGCCAGACTCAATAGGAGGTGGAAAATAGGAGAACGCTGGCGAGACACGAAATTAAGGAGGGTTACgctgggtgcaaaatcagTCGCATGCATAAGAACACGTCGATGAATGACAATGAATTGTAGCGAGGTATTGCCATTAGCTGTTCTTGTATGATCTATTCTGCCACGGAGGTGAACTTGGTAAGCTTGGTTTCCTACACCCGAGAAACTAGAGAGATATTATCCGAGAGAACGACTGAAGTGGTATCACATCTCGCAAAAAAAGTGCACTTCGGGGTTTCACAATTGGAGGGCGTTGTTGGAATTTCATTATATAATAAATATCTGGGATTAAATGTTAATTTAGATCCCTAATGATGATATCTGTTGTTCATGACAATTCATAGTAATACGAATCTGCCCAGAAAAGTAATTGCTATTTAGAGCTCATAATTACATTGCAAGTTCTAGCCTCGCCAATAAATAATGAGCTTCATTACATTTATTCTACCTTCATTAACAACTGATATTTGAGCCAATTCTGTTCTCTACACTCTTCGTGACTTAGTCTACGCTATGCTTATTGTATCGCCTTCTAGACGAGGGCCGCGTCACGATTGGCACACGAACCCCCCTGACAACGGAACGGTAGGTACATTTCCGTTAGGTAGTATTAGCGAACTTTGCAAAACAACGAGAGAAAAAGATTCCATTGAAGCTCTAGATCGTCCCGGCGTATCTGGAAATGTATACAAACATATTATTTAGTGAGATCTGATAGAATAAACGAAATTTCTATGATACTTCGTAGAAATCTTCGTGACAATCGAAATGAATTTATGTGAAAAAAACGCAATTCAGACGCAATCAAAATTGCTCAAGCCAAAATAAAGTCTGTAGAGCCAACCTCAGCATGGAAGCAACTTTCGAGTTTTATGTAGATTTCTAAATATAACGCAGACAGCGTATAAGCACAAGACACCACTACTTTCATCGATAGCCCCAAACGAGCTTACCCAGCCCGACCCAGGCTTAGCCCAGTCATTCGCCTTGTATGTTTGTGGTGTCGAGAATTTTATTTAGaaacagtgaaaaatttataaTTTCCTAAAGAGTACatgcaaaaaaaaactTCCGCCAGGGGCACGAAAAATTAATTTAAAAAATCCCTGCGAACAAGAGGAGGTAGGCTTTGTTCATTTCATAGACTGTAGCTGTGGAACTGGAGGAATTTAGATAGTGTATAATTTCAGTTGTAGTTTCGAAATTTGTCGACGAGCAACTTGCACTTTATTCCTTGTACTTTAGTAAGCTTCACCAAACTTGACTAGACTACACTAGACTTGACCTTGCTTGAGTATCTAACAACGTTATATAGCCTGGCTTATCTGTTTGGTTCTGTAGGCATTGCgatttgttttcttctttgtgtCTCGTCTGTTTGTACCACCATCGTCGGTTGATCTGAGACATTGTGCCGTTTATCGAAATTATTACTACTCTTATTAGtgatttgatttcattttccaatCATATCTTCACTCCAAACTATTGTTCCCATCCCTTCATCATAATACTATTGCATAATGCCTGCTCCAGCTGAAATCCGTAGAAAGTTGGTCATCGTCGGTGATGGTGCCTGTGGTAAGACCTGTTTATTGATTGTCTTTTCCAAGGGGACTTTCCCAGAAGTATACGTTCCTACTGTGTTCGAGAACTATGTTGCTGACGTCGAAGTTGACGGCAGAAGAGTCGAATTGGCATTGTGGGATACCGCTGGTCAAGAAGATTACGACAGATTGAGACCCTTGTCTTATCCAGACTCGAACGTCATTTTGATCTGTTTCTCAGTGGATTCGCCAGACTCGCTCGAGAACGTCTTGGAAAAGTGGATTTCTGAAGTGTTGCATTTCTGCCAGGGAGTTCCTATCATCTTGGTTGCTTGTAAGGCCGACTTGAGAAACGACCCTGCAACTATCGAAACCttgagacaacaacaacaacagccaGTTTCCACTGCTGATGGTCAAGCAGTCGCCCAAAAGATCTCCGCTACCGATTACTTGGAATGTTCAGCCAGAACTGGCCAAGGTGTCAGAGAAGTGTTCGAAGCTGCCACCAAGGCTTCCTTGAGCAAGAAGGAAAGTCAGAAGagtggaaagaagaagaagtgtgTTGTTTTGTAAGCACTCTACTAGACTacattatcttctttttgttcaTCAATTCCTAGtcttgaacgacttgattGTGAGCTTGGTCAATCTCTATCGCCTCGTTCTTGCTAGGCCCCTTAGAGTTCTACAATTCATGATAACCATTCATGATACACTTTCATGGCTGCACAGAGGGACTGGCCATGCAATTTGTTAGCATGATATGGCCTATCCTCTATAATTTTCATTTAATATTTTCATTCTTGATGCGTGGATCTCCACGATTATATACAAATACACATATATACTTGAAGGAACTTCGTAACGTGCTTGTGTCTATGCCAGTCCTAGTCCAGAAAGCTTGAGTCACAGTTCACAGATCATTAGTTGACATCGAAAGATAGACCCAGCTAGAAATAGAGTTTTAACAAGGGGATATGACCATATGTCCTCCTACAACAAATGATGACAATTACAAGCTTTAGAGCTGATTTCGTCTACGTGATTATCATCTCATAGTACACTTtgccatagttaagagACTTCATGAAATAGTAAATGTACAACTGCGAAAGTGCATCCGCAGCTAAAGAGTTCAACACAAGGGTCGGTAAATTCAGCGAATTCTCAAAACAATTACACTCAAAAAGTCAGCTTTTATATCCCCATTATACCTTTACTATCTCTACCAAGTTTCATTGGATTCACTCCCGTATCCCTCGATTTACGCCTACGGTAACAACTCTCTCCAGCTACTCTTCTACTCTAGCCATACTGGCGATATCTTTTTTCGATCTGCCACACACGACCCTCCACGTAAACAATCGCACTAAAATTTCGCTATGGATATTTCAACACTTAGACAGTGAAACAATTCCACTTTCACTCtgtctttcttgttcaaatcaACCAAAACTATccaaaaatacaaaaaaCCATACCAATGGCATCGTTGAAGTCGTTCATCAAGGCTGTCCGGAAAGCTAAGACCATTGCCGACGAACGGGCCGTAGTCCGGAAAGAATCGGCTGCAATCCGGACCTCGTTTAGAGACGTCACATTGGATCAGACCACAAGACGTATCAACATCTCCAAGTTGCTCTATCTCTATATCATGGGCGAAAAGACCCATTTTGGACAAGTGGAATGCTTGAAGTTGCTAGCTTCGCCACGTTTTGTAGACAAACGGTTGGGCTATTTGGCTGCGCTGCTTCTTTTAGATGAAAACCAAGAGGTACTCACTCTTCTCACCAACTCTTTGGACAATGACATGCAACACCCCAACGCCTATATCGTAGGATTGGCCTTGTGCTGTTTGGGCAACATTGCGCTGCCGGAATTGGCTCGTGATTTGTACCAAAATGTCGAGAAAATCATCGCCTCTAATAACGtctacttgaagaagaaagcatGCATTGTTGCTGCCAAACTTGTTGAGAAGGAACCGGACTTGTTTGAGTTCTTTTTGCCCAAAATAGGTCAATTACTTTCAGACAAACTGCCAGCCGTCTTATTGGGCGCTCTTCGCTTGACCAACTCGTTGTATTTGGCTAGCGAAGATACTCATCCTgttttggtgaagaatATTCCCAAGATCATATCCCATTTGAAACGTGTAAACACCAGCGGATACCAGCCAGATTACGATGTCATGGGAACAGCGGATCCATTCTTGCAAGTAGCCTTGTTGTCAACGTTGAGAACGTTGGCTACAGACGAATATTGCCCCGATCAgcatcttgaagaaatcaacgatATTTTGACCCAGGTCGCTTCTAACTTGGACAGTGGTAAAAACGCAGCTCATGCTATTTTGTACGAGTGTGTGAGGACGATTTTCGCCATCCAATCGGACCAGTCGTTGAAGATCTTGGGTGTAAACTTGTTGGGAAAATTCTTATCcaccaaagaaaacaacacCAGATACGTAGCACTTGATTCCTTGTTATCAGTGATAAGCATCGAACCATTGGCAGTGCAAAGACACAGATCCACAATTGTGAACTGTTTATCCGATGGAGATATCTccatcagaagaagagcgTTGGAGTTGTCGTTTGCAATTTTGAACGAGCAGAATATCAGAGTACTAGTTCGTGAAATCTTGacattcttggaaaactgCAACgacaacgagttgaagcCCTACGTCACATCGCAGTTGACGATTGCTGCTAACAAATACTCGCCCAATGAAAAGTGGCATTTCGACACTTTGATCAGAATGTTGAAACTCTCAGGTGATTATGTCACTTCTGACAACATCTCCAGCATCTTGGCTCTCATTTTACAATGTAACGATAACGAGTTGAAAAAGCACATTGTACAGAAACTACTTACTTCGTGTTTGGAAGACTCTACACAATTTGGCTTATCTTTGATTACAGTGTGGTCTCTTGGAGAATATGCCGATTTGGTATTGGGAACCAATGTCGAAGTCCATTCGAAGGAAATTCTTGTTACCGACAAGGTTGTGCTAGACTTAAtcgacaacttgatcaacaactctaCTTATTCTGAACTGGAAACAGTTCAATTGATTACATACATATTGACAGCTGTGATCAAGTTGTCGGTGAAGTTCAGCGATGGGGCATCTCTTGAGCATTTAAGACAGATCTTGAATGCCAGGACTTACGAtaacaacttggaaattcaAGTAAGAGCAGTCGAGTATCAGGAAATATTCGCACAAGATGTAAGTCTCAAGAGAGGTTTATTGGCCAGAATGCCTGCTCCTCCagtcaaagaaagagaatcCTTGACATTACAGAAAGCAAACAACAAGGCTAAAAGAGTAGGATCTTCACCCAACTCTGGTGTTCCTTCCACTACAGAAGATTTGTTACTTGATCTCATGGATGATAATGGTGATAGCAATGGTGTAAATGGAAACAAGGATGCTACTGCATTGTTGTCAGATATTTTTGGTGGAAGCAATGGTACTGTAAGTGCTTCTCAAAATAACAATGCAGCCatcttggacttgttcaatacaTCACCAGCAGCACCTGCTGCTCCCATAGCAGTCGCTACTCCTCAGGAAGAAACAAATTCCATTCCAGCATTTtcaaacaacttcatcaaagtTTCTTTTGTGCCCAAGTCCTTCCCATCCAATGGTGAAGCCATAATAGAAGCACTTGTAGATTCGAATTCTGCTAGCACAGTAGagcaattccaattcctaATTGCTGTTCCAAAGACCCAGAAGTTGACGATCTCGTCGTCGTCTGAAGGTGACACTTTGGTACCGGGAGGAAGAATCAAACAGGTATTAAAGTTGGCAGGTAAGCAAGGATCGAAGGTCAAGTTCAGAGTCAAGGCAAAGTATACTGTAAACGGGAATGCTATTGAGGAACAATTTGACTTTGGTGCCTTTAGTCAGACTCTTTAGACACAAGTATAGCGTGTATTGCGGCTTCACTCTTAAATGATCGAAAACTACATGTAAAATAGACTTTCTAGTACTTCCTTCATACCTACAATATAAGTTAATATTAGTATCGAATGATTTTATATATCTAACTGGTTCAAGCTAAATCTGACTATTCGTATTGAAGCCACTATGCAAGTTGATCTTAGAGTCTATTGATAGATCTCATAAAGCGATTTAATTCTATTGAATCTGACAGTGTTACTAACTTGTCTTGTTTGCAAGCTCTTTAGTGTCTTCAATTCAGATTCCAAtaacaattcttcttcgtgGCCCTTGACGTCTTCTCTTTCACatttttccaacaatatctTGTGGTCCTCTCTAAAAGCCTGAATATTGGACAAGATCTCAGCCATTGAGAAAATTAGCGAGTTGCACAAGAATTCGTAACTATAGAACTCCTTGTGTCTGAACAAGTAGAATGTTTTGGAAGCAGCTCTGTCAGCACTTCTCggaacttcttgaacttcaagcATGTTAGCTTTGAGcaatttgtagatttcatttctaaCGGTTTTTTCTTTTAATAATACAGAGTTGGAAATCGTCTTCTCGTCACCGATTTTTAATGATTTTAAGCATCTCAAAATTCTGAAAGAGTTGGGACCTAAAGTCGTCTTGACCAAAGTCTCAAAATTGTATTGCTTCAAGTATTTCAACAATGATGCATATGGGACGGTATAACTTCCTGGTGTAATTTCAATCAACAACTGAGCCCCTGATCCAGAAGATAATAGTTTTAAATGATGCTGAATTAAGGAAATAGACTGATGATCAAAACTACTGAAATCAACATTGCCGTTGCCGTTGGATTCGATTTGCACGGTTCCATTAGATTCGAGCGATTCCGCAATATCATCAGAATCTTCTGTTTTTATCTTTTTAGTTGGCCTCTCGTCATCACCATTGCTGGCtgatctcttctttggGGTGAGGTTATGTTTTACAAAGTTGTAAGTTAAGATAGAGTTTCTCAAGTCTAGATCATGCGGAAGTAATCGTCCCAAATCTCTGACGTTGAAAACAGTTTTCTTCTCGTCAACCAACTTATTTTCTATGGAGTTGACAAAGAACCGGGCCTCTTCAGGATCGTTGATCAAACCGGAAATTTGTAAGAATGGGTGTGTGAGATCAGGACTCGACGCTTCTACCAATTTCAATGCAGACTCATAGATTCTGGCCGATAATAATCCTACTCTGGATTTGGCCAATGAGACAAGAGCCGTCGTCCTGAGGTGCTTTTGGAATctggacaagttgaaggtgACGACTAACGCAGGGTTCAAACGCTTGATACCATCTTGGGTTAGGTACAAGTCCTTCGGACTCTGTCCTGATTCGATGAGGTTGATGAATTTGgtctttgtcttctctttAGCCTCCGCAACCCTCTTCACCTCACTCGTGGTGGAGGTTCTGGGCGTGTTTTTAAGGGTCTCCTGGTACAACTGATTCCAGATATCGTCTACAGGGTTAAAGTTGAAGGGTTGTAATCTGACGATCCAGCGATCGGTGAAGAGACGGAAAAATAATGTCTGTATatccaacttcttttcttcatcgtcaatATTGTTGACATAGTCTTCTATACGGATATGACCATTCACAAGGATGTTCTGCACGATTTCTGCAGAATCCTCTCCATAGTGTGTTGTGACGTGGCTAATGATGTCTCCAGAGTGTAAGAACACTAGAATGCCAGTTTCGTTGAATGAGTAGAAAACCTGTTTGGATCCACTCTCTCGCCAGTAGAAGATACAATTCATCTGAATCAATGATACAAGGGCTGATTTCACCTTTTTCACAGGGATTTTTGTTCTGTGGCTGATGTCTGTAGCCGTCAATCGGCCATAGGAAATCAAACAGGAGATGATGAGTGCGGCTACATCGCCCAAATGGTTGCGGGCGATTGAAGTGTACAAGTACGACTTCGGTGATTGTGTCTTGGATGCCTCAGGAAGGTCGCCGATGTCCATTTCACGTTGTAGAGCAACTAGTGGATTTGTTTGCTGGAGAAAACAGAGCTATTTTGGTTGTGAAAAGTAAGTGAAGATGGATCTGAAAAAATTGTTATGTATGAGTCATGTGATTACAAACATGTGACTAAGATAATAATGATACTACTGAAACTGGTAGTTGCGTAGCTCGAGAGGTACTAAAGCTCTGCAAAAAAAGAGCGCAGGTTCCCTTTTGGTGTGACATTGTTGTGCAAGTCTTTCATATGTTATTCTTTTCACTTCAGTAAAATTGtggtcttcttctttccttaGCCCGTTCCTGCTGTGCATTTTTCAGTCGCATATTTTCTACTCGATTTCAAACCCAAAATCAACTCTAATTAGTACCGTTTGACTATCTGCAGTCGAAATGTTAGGTTGATTCTACAAATGGTTACTGCACGATTAATGTTAGCAAAATGAAGGTaagaatagaatatagaagGGTaaatgaagaggaagaatAGAAAACTAATATGAAGCAATAAGTCAATTCTCTTGTGGTTGAGGTAAAAGAAAAAAGGAACCATGTGAGAAAAGGAGTCTAGGAGTCTAAATACTCAGTGGAAGTTAGTTTATAGTATAAAAAAAGTTTACATACAGGCCCACCTTTATCAATGTTaaccaatttttcatttctccATCCGCAAGGACAACCTCTTCTAATCATTCCAAAACTCATATTTACGCCCCAAACCAACATGTCGAGTGTCAAGAAGGCACTCAAGTTGGCTAAAAGCGCAATCGATCTGGGT
This Scheffersomyces stipitis CBS 6054 chromosome 3, complete sequence DNA region includes the following protein-coding sequences:
- a CDS encoding predicted protein (go_function GTP binding~go_process small GTPase mediated signal transduction): MTMSQKRPYLFLVVGAHGVGKTSLLAEFIWPRTSHEDQLWQIQEARAENIDIDGREVKLVLRDSMGRDYYDAFRPLLYPAVSMVLVCFAVNDRLSFVQAQTKFLRECKEYAPGVPYILVGCKSDTREERIELLLVSKEEANLAATGMKAYRYMKCSATAHEGVREVFETATRLCMRLEYDQHYKKQSRKIAKMSKKCSIM
- a CDS encoding clathrin associated protein complex large subunit, gamma-adaptin (go_component clathrin coat of trans-Golgi network vesicle~go_process protein complex assembly; intracellular protein transport) translates to MASLKSFIKAVRKAKTIADERAVVRKESAAIRTSFRDVTLDQTTRRINISKLLYLYIMGEKTHFGQVECLKLLASPRFVDKRLGYLAASLLLDENQEVLTLLTNSLDNDMQHPNAYIVGLALCCLGNIASPELARDLYQNVEKIIASNNVYLKKKACIVAAKLVEKEPDLFEFFLPKIGQLLSDKSPAVLLGALRLTNSLYLASEDTHPVLVKNIPKIISHLKRVNTSGYQPDYDVMGTADPFLQVALLSTLRTLATDEYCPDQHLEEINDILTQVASNLDSGKNAAHAILYECVRTIFAIQSDQSLKILGVNLLGKFLSTKENNTRYVALDSLLSVISIEPLAVQRHRSTIVNCLSDGDISIRRRALELSFAILNEQNIRVLVREILTFLENCNDNELKPYVTSQLTIAANKYSPNEKWHFDTLIRMLKLSGDYVTSDNISSILALILQCNDNELKKHIVQKLLTSCLEDSTQFGLSLITVWSLGEYADLVLGTNVEVHSKEILVTDKVVLDLIDNLINNSTYSESETVQLITYILTAVIKLSVKFSDGASLEHLRQILNARTYDNNLEIQVRAVEYQEIFAQDVSLKRGLLARMPAPPVKERESLTLQKANNKAKRVGSSPNSGVPSTTEDLLLDLMDDNGDSNGVNGNKDATALLSDIFGGSNGTVSASQNNNAAILDLFNTSPAAPAAPIAEETNSIPAFSNNFIKVSFVPKSFPSNGEAIIEALVDSNSASTVEQFQFLIAVPKTQKLTISSSSEGDTLVPGGRIKQVLKLAGKQGSKVKFRVKAKYTVNGNAIEEQFDFGAFSQTL
- the RHO1 gene encoding GTP-binding protein, rho subfamily (Gtp-binding protein of the rho subfamily of ras-like proteins~go_function GTP binding~go_process small GTPase mediated signal transduction) is translated as MPAPAEIRRKLVIVGDGACGKTCLLIVFSKGTFPEVYVPTVFENYVADVEVDGRRVELALWDTAGQEDYDRLRPLSYPDSNVILICFSVDSPDSLENVLEKWISEVLHFCQGVPIILVACKADLRNDPATIETLRQQQQQPVSTADGQAVAQKISATDYLECSARTGQGVREVFEAATKASLSKKESQKSGKKKKCVVL
- the RPC82 gene encoding subunit of RNA polymerase III (C) (82-kDa subunit of RNA polymerase III (C)~go_function DNA binding; DNA-directed RNA polymerase activity~go_process transcription) produces the protein MDIGDLPEASKTQSPKSYLYTSIARNHLGDVAALIISCLISYGRLTATDISHRTKIPVKKVKSALVSLIQMNCIFYWRESGSKQVFYSFNETGILVFLHSGDIISHVTTHYGEDSAEIVQNILVNGHIRIEDYVNNIDDEEKKLDIQTLFFRLFTDRWIVRLQPFNFNPVDDIWNQLYQETLKNTPRTSTTSEVKRVAEAKEKTKTKFINLIESGQSPKDLYLTQDGIKRLNPALVVTFNLSRFQKHLRTTALVSLAKSRVGLLSARIYESALKLVEASSPDLTHPFLQISGLINDPEEARFFVNSIENKLVDEKKTVFNVRDLGRLLPHDLDLRNSILTYNFVKHNLTPKKRSASNGDDERPTKKIKTEDSDDIAESLESNGTVQIESNGNGNSISLIQHHLKLLSSGSGAQLLIEITPGSYTVPYASLLKYLKQYNFETLVKTTLGPNSFRILRCLKSLKIGDEKTISNSVLLKEKTVRNEIYKLLKANMLEVQEVPRSADRAASKTFYLFRHKEFYSYEFLCNSLIFSMAEILSNIQAFREDHKILLEKCEREDVKGHEEELLLESELKTLKSLQTRQVSNTVRFNRIKSLYEIYQ